One window of the Pyrinomonadaceae bacterium genome contains the following:
- a CDS encoding DUF5655 domain-containing protein, translating into MATKTSGEIEKEFIDNLKTSTGKSVPEWMKQLSASGITKRNDLIKWLKERQGFGHMNASLLAGIHLNNGKPVYGNTEDLLDNQFAKAADMRPLYESFIAFVQKHFGNSSVLPKKTYVSILEKREFAAINIKPKELRIGFDLGDRPFDETVSKSKLSGPMPRISHMLVLTDKAQLNSELIELLKSSYQRSH; encoded by the coding sequence GTGGCGACGAAAACATCCGGCGAGATCGAAAAAGAATTCATCGATAATTTGAAGACATCCACCGGCAAGTCAGTGCCGGAATGGATGAAGCAATTAAGCGCTTCAGGAATCACGAAGCGCAACGACCTAATCAAGTGGCTGAAAGAAAGACAGGGCTTCGGTCATATGAATGCGTCATTGCTGGCGGGGATCCATTTGAACAACGGCAAGCCCGTTTACGGCAACACCGAAGACCTCTTGGATAATCAGTTCGCCAAGGCCGCGGACATGCGGCCGCTCTACGAATCCTTCATCGCATTCGTGCAGAAGCATTTCGGAAACTCGTCGGTGCTGCCGAAGAAGACTTACGTTTCGATTTTGGAAAAGCGCGAATTCGCCGCCATCAATATCAAGCCAAAAGAGCTGCGCATCGGATTCGATCTGGGTGACCGGCCGTTCGATGAGACAGTGAGCAAATCAAAACTGTCGGGGCCGATGCCCCGCATCTCTCACATGCTGGTGCTGACGGACAAAGCGCAACTCAACAGTGAATTGATCGAGCTGTTGAAGAGTTCGTATCAAAGATCTCACTAG
- a CDS encoding isocitrate lyase/phosphoenolpyruvate mutase family protein, translating to MLKQSSKIETFRALHQSGCFVLPNPWDAGSAFYLEHLGFKALATTSAGFAFSKALPDGPEFVTRDVMLEHFRELVEATSLPVNADFQNGYADDPEGVAESVRLCVQTGVAGLSIEDNSGQSEEPLYDFDLAVERIKAARAAIDGVSVPRAVATGSGDPRVVLTARCEAYLVGTPDPFNTSIERLVAFADAGADCLYAPGVTDAEEISAIVDAVAPKPVNVLVSTNNCHVTVAELADLGVRRISIGGALARAAWAGFIAAAQEIQKSGSFASFAHAAPFGELNDLFLGRSRGPSLK from the coding sequence ATGTTGAAACAATCATCCAAAATTGAAACATTTCGGGCATTGCACCAATCGGGCTGCTTTGTGCTGCCGAATCCCTGGGACGCTGGTTCAGCCTTCTATCTGGAACACCTCGGATTCAAAGCGCTGGCGACGACGTCCGCGGGTTTCGCTTTCTCAAAAGCTCTGCCAGATGGGCCGGAGTTCGTCACGCGCGACGTGATGCTCGAACACTTCCGCGAGCTGGTTGAAGCGACGTCGTTGCCGGTTAACGCAGATTTTCAAAACGGCTACGCCGACGATCCTGAAGGCGTTGCGGAGAGCGTTCGGTTGTGCGTCCAGACGGGCGTCGCCGGTTTGTCGATTGAAGACAATTCAGGACAGAGCGAAGAGCCGCTTTACGATTTTGATTTGGCGGTGGAGCGAATCAAAGCTGCGCGCGCCGCGATCGACGGCGTGTCAGTACCGAGAGCGGTAGCGACCGGATCAGGCGATCCTCGCGTCGTGCTAACGGCTCGCTGTGAAGCATATCTCGTCGGTACTCCCGATCCATTCAACACTTCAATCGAGCGACTCGTCGCCTTCGCGGATGCCGGCGCCGATTGTCTCTACGCCCCGGGCGTTACCGATGCGGAAGAGATCTCAGCGATCGTGGATGCGGTCGCGCCCAAACCCGTCAATGTTCTGGTCTCGACCAACAACTGCCACGTGACCGTGGCGGAGCTTGCCGATCTCGGCGTGCGCCGCATATCGATTGGCGGCGCGCTGGCGCGTGCGGCTTGGGCCGGATTCATCGCCGCCGCCCAGGAAATCCAGAAGAGCGGTTCCTTTGCGAGCTTCGCCCATGCCGCACCGTTCGGCGAATTGAACGATCTGTTTCTAGGCCGTAGTCGCGGTCCCTCTTTGAAATAA
- a CDS encoding MvdD family ATP-grasp ribosomal peptide maturase has translation MTVLIITRSLDNQSVDSVMTAIESQGGRAFRFDTDRFPTEVRLIAEYLKGSERLRLISAQGEVDLQEVTAIWHRRLEIGARIPRSIDPQLRMASMDESSRTVKGMLESLKAFRMDPEPVIRRAEHKQIQLQVARELGLDTPRTLITNDADAVRAFAQGCEAGIVTKMLSSFAVYENGVEKVVFTNPVSREDLADLDGLNLCPMTFQEQLPKSLELRTTVVGDRVFTASIDSQVSRAAQHDWRKDGVALMKEWQRFELPRSLEQQLLRLMDYFGLNYGAIDFVLTPDGRYVFLEINPVGEFFWLEDHPGLKISSAIADVLLGRAFRREHTL, from the coding sequence ATGACGGTCCTCATCATCACGCGGAGCCTGGACAATCAAAGCGTCGATTCGGTCATGACGGCAATAGAAAGCCAGGGCGGCCGCGCATTCCGTTTTGACACCGACAGATTTCCGACCGAAGTGCGCCTGATCGCCGAGTATCTCAAAGGCTCCGAAAGGCTGCGGCTGATTTCTGCTCAAGGTGAAGTGGATTTACAGGAAGTCACTGCGATCTGGCATCGCAGATTGGAAATTGGGGCCCGAATTCCGCGTAGCATCGACCCGCAACTACGAATGGCCTCAATGGATGAATCAAGCCGGACCGTGAAAGGAATGCTGGAAAGCCTGAAAGCGTTTCGCATGGATCCCGAACCGGTAATTCGCCGCGCCGAGCATAAGCAGATTCAGCTTCAGGTGGCCCGAGAACTGGGCCTGGATACTCCGCGAACGCTGATCACGAACGACGCAGACGCTGTGCGGGCATTTGCGCAAGGGTGCGAAGCTGGGATTGTCACGAAAATGCTTTCGTCATTTGCCGTTTATGAGAATGGGGTCGAGAAGGTCGTCTTCACCAATCCAGTCAGCCGCGAAGATTTGGCGGACTTGGATGGGCTTAATCTTTGTCCAATGACTTTTCAGGAGCAACTGCCGAAGTCGCTGGAGTTGCGTACTACCGTGGTAGGCGATCGGGTGTTTACCGCGTCCATTGACTCGCAGGTTTCCAGGGCGGCGCAACACGACTGGCGAAAAGATGGCGTTGCGCTCATGAAGGAGTGGCAAAGGTTTGAATTGCCGCGCAGCCTCGAGCAGCAATTGCTCCGATTGATGGATTATTTCGGCCTCAACTACGGTGCGATTGATTTTGTGCTCACTCCTGACGGCCGTTATGTGTTTCTGGAAATCAATCCGGTAGGCGAATTTTTCTGGCTCGAAGACCATCCGGGACTGAAAATTTCTTCGGCCATCGCCGACGTGCTATTGGGACGGGCATTCCGGCGCGAACACACGTTATGA
- a CDS encoding DUF1761 domain-containing protein gives MENPYINHLAVFVCALLSLVIGALWYSPLLFFKAWQRQTGLTDEQIAKAKPIKTYSLTLVLAWIISYNLAFFLGGSGTTWRFGLIAGLLAGVGWAATMFTIISLFEQRSLKYILINCGYITVYFGLIGFLLGIWR, from the coding sequence CGCGCTGCTGAGTTTGGTAATCGGCGCGCTCTGGTATTCACCCCTGCTCTTCTTCAAAGCCTGGCAGCGACAAACAGGCCTTACCGACGAGCAAATCGCCAAAGCAAAGCCAATCAAAACTTACTCGCTGACCCTCGTGCTGGCGTGGATCATTTCCTACAACCTGGCATTCTTCCTGGGCGGCAGCGGAACCACCTGGCGCTTCGGCTTGATTGCGGGGCTGCTGGCCGGCGTGGGCTGGGCGGCGACAATGTTCACCATCATCTCGCTGTTTGAGCAGCGTTCATTGAAGTACATCCTGATCAACTGCGGTTACATCACGGTCTATTTTGGGCTGATTGGATTTTTGCTGGGCATCTGGAGGTGA